ACACCGCCGTGCCCTCGAAGATCCCCGCCTCGACCTTCATCGAGTCCTCACTCTCAGTACTTCTGCGTTCCGGCCCGGTCCTGCGGCGTTCTTAGTTCTGCTCGCGAGTGCTGGCCTCGCGGGCGGTGCGGTCCGTGTTGAACGGATGCGTCGTGACCGCCTCCGGCGCGCACAGCTCGCCGCAGTCCATCTCGGTCAGCGCCTGGGAGGCCGTGTAGAGGTCGCCGGTCTCCGGGTTCTCCCGCACGCGCAGATCCATGAACTCGTCGTACAGGTCGCCGGGCAGCGCGCGGACCTCGAAGTTCATCATCGAGTGATAGGTGCCGCACAGCTCGGCGCATCGACCGACGAACGCGCCCGGCTGGTCGATCACGTTCTGGAACACGTTGTCCTGGTTGTTCTTCTCCGGATGCGGGAACGTGTCGCGCTTGAAGTGGAACTCCGGGACGAAGAACGAGTGGATGACGTCGTTGGACCGCACCTCGTACTGGATGACCTGGTCCGTCGGGACCACCAGCAGGGGGATCTCGTCGCTGCTGCCCAGGGTGCTCACCGGGTCGCCGTCGGGCGTGATCTCGTCCAGGTGACGGAACTCCCAGTTCCACTGGAAGGCGACCACTTCGACGGTGACGTCGGGATCCTCCTCCTGCGCGAGCACGTAGTTCTGCGTCGTCGCGGTGAAGTAGAAGAGGACGGTCACCATCACCAGCGGGATGACGGTGTAGACCAGTTCCAACGGAACGTTGTACTGAGTCTGGCGGGGCATCTCGTCACCGCGCTTGCGGTGGAACACCACCGACCAGAGGATCAGGCCCCAGACCAGGACGCCGACGAGCAGCGCCGCGATCACCGACCATGTCCACAGGTTGCGCATCTGATCGGCCTGGGGGGTGGCTCCCTCCGGCCAGCCGAAGCGAAGCACATCGCTCGCGGAGCAGCCGGTGGTTGCCAGGGCTACCAGGCCGAACGATCCACCCAGCTTCGCCAGCCGCGTTGCCTTCTGGCCCACTGCTCGACGCCTCCTTGATCAGGCTCACCGCCTCGACGCCATCGCGGGGGACGCCATCGAGGTCGACACTTCAGCCGTGCCGCCGCATTCCGAGCGGAAGAGTAGCCCAGCAACTTGTGACCGGCCGCTTCGGGGTGAGTCGACAGCACATCCGCCGGACCGGGTCATACTGATCTGGAGCCGAGAAGCCAAGCAGGGACGGAAGGTGCTCGAGTAGCGTGTGTGGGCTATTGGGACTGGTCTGCCCGACCGAGAACGACGCCATGGCGGCTCGCGCCTCCGTCGGCAGAGCGCTGACCTGTCAGCGACACAGAGGGCCGGACGAGTCGGAGACGTGGCAGAAGGACGAGGCCGTCTTCGGCTTCAACCGCCTCTCGATCATCGACGTCGAGCACTCGCATCAGCCGTTGACCTGGGGTCCGCCGGAGGCTCCTGAGCGATACACCATCATCTTCAACGGCGAGATCTACAACTATCTCGAGCTGCGCGCGGAGCTGGCCCAGCGCCACGGCGCCCGCTTCACCACCGACGGCGACACCGAGTCGATCGTGGCGGCGTACCACTACCTCGGGCAGTCCATGATCCGCAAGCTGCGAGGAATGTTCGCGTTCCTGATCTGGGACTCCGAGAAGCAGCTGATCTTCGGCGGTCGGGACCCCTTCGGGATCAAGCCGCTCTACTACGCGACGGGTCCGCACGGCGCCGCGTTCTCCAGCGAGAAGAAGAGCCTGCTCGACCTGTCCGGGACGCTCGGTCAGCAGCCCGCCCTCAACCGCAGCGGCCTCCAGTACTACCTGACGCTCCAGTACGTGCCGGAGCCCGCCACGCTGCACCACGGCATTCGTCGCATCGAGTCGGGCACCTCCTTCACCGTCGAGCCCGGCGGCCAGCCGGTCATGCAGCGCTACTTCTCGCCCACCTTCACCCCGAGGCCGGTGAGCGGCCCCACCGAGCAGGCCCGGCTGTACCAGCAGATCACCGACGTGATGCGGGACTCGGTCGCCAAGCACATGCGGGCCGACGTCACCGTCGGATCGTTCCTCTCCGGCGGCATCGACTCCACGGCCATCGCGGCCCTGGCCAAGGAGCACAACCCCGACCTGATCACCTTCACCACCGGATTCGAACGCCAGGGCTACTCGGAGGTCGACGTCGCCGCCGAGTCCGCCGCGGCCCTCGGGGTCAAGCACGTGGTCCGCACCGTCTCCCCCGAAGAGATGATGGAGCACCTGCCGCTGATCGTCTGGTATCTCGACGACCCGGTGGCCGACCCGGCGCTGGTCCCCCTGTGGTTCATCGCCCGCGAGGCGCGGCAGCACGTCAAGGTGGTGCTCTCCGGCGAGGGCGCCGACGAGCTGTTCGGCGGCTACACGATCTACCGCGAGCCGCTGTCGCTGGCGCCGTTCGACCGGGTGCCCGGCGGACTGCGACGGATCATGGGCAAGGTCTCCACCCACATCCCGGAGGGCGTGCGCGGCAAGGACCTGCTCCGCCGAGGCTCGCTGTCGCTGGAGGAGCGCTACTACGGCAACGCCCGGATCTTCCGGGACGACCAGCTCCGCCGGGTGCTCAACACCTTCGACCCGGCCGTGTCGCACACCGACATCACCGCGCGCGCCTACCGCGAGTCGGAGGGCTGGGACCCGGTGACGCGGATGCAGTACGTGGACATGTTCACCTGGCTGCGAGGCGACATCCTCGCCAAGGCCGACAAGGTCACCATGGCCAACTCGCTGGAGCTGCGGGTGCCCTTCCTGGACGCCGAGGTGTTCAAGGTCGCCGCGCAGATCCCGCAGTCGGAGAAGATCACCAAGGAGACGACCAAGTTCGCACTGCGGCAGGCGTTGCGCGACGTCGTCCCCGCGCACGTCCTCAACCGGCGCAAGCTCGGCTTCCCGGTACCGCTGCGCCTGTGGCTCAAGGACGAGATGTACGGCTGGGCCCGCGACATCATCCAGCGGTCCGACACCGCCGCGCTGATCGACAAGAACGCCGCGCTGGTCCTGTTGGAGGAGCACAAGGCGGGCACCCTGGACCACAGCAGGCGGATCTGGGCGCTGCTGGTCTTCATGATCTGGCACGGGATCTTCATCGAGAACCGCATCAACCCGATCATCCCGGAGCCGCACTACCCGGTGAAGCTCTGAGCGACGGCGGGCCCGGCACCCGCCGCTGGGGTCGGCTCCGCCGACACCGGACCGCCCGACGGTCGCACGCGGAGGCGGGGCAGGCGTTCCCTGGTGACCACGGGTGCGCCTGCCCCGCCTTCGGCGTCGTTCAGCGCCGCACGAGCGGCGTCAGCTCCTCGGCTGCCGCCGAACCGTAGGCCGCCTCGGCACGGGCGAGGGCCGCGTCCGGGTCCAGCGTCCACTCCTGGGTGCCGACCGTCTCGAGGATGTGCACGGCGATCAGCGAGCCCAGCTGCGCCGCACGCTCCAGACCGAGCCCGGCGGAGCGGGCCGCGAGGAAACCGGCGCGGAAGCCGTCGCCGACGCCCGTCGGGTCGACCTTCGCCGTCTCGGGCACGGCCGCCACGTGCAGCGGCTCGATGTCCCGACCGACGATCTCCACGCCCTTCTCACCAAGGGTGGTGACCCGCATCTCCACCCTGGACAGGATCTCCTGCTCGCTCCAGCCGGACTTCTGCAGCAGCAGACCCCACTCGTAGTCGTTGGAGAACAGGTAGCGGGCGTCGTCGATCAGGTCCCGCACCTGCTCGCCGTCCATCCTGGCGAGCTGCTGCGAGGGGTCGGCCGCGAAGGGCAGGCCGCGCTGGCGGCACTCCCGCGTGTGCCGGACCATCGCCTCGGGATCGTTCGGGCTGATGAGCACCAGTTCCAGCCCGCCCGCACGCTCGGCGACGGGCGCGAGCTCGATGTTGCGGGCCTCGGCCATCGCTCCGGCGTAGAAGGAGGCGATCTGACACATGTCCTCGTCGGTGGTGCAGACGAAGCGGGCGGTGTGCGCCAGCTCCGAGACGTGCACCCCGGTGCAGTCCACGTCGTGCCGCTCCAACCACGAGCGGTAGTCGGCGAAGTCGGAGCCCACCGCGCCGACCAGCAGGGGCCGGGCACCCAGCACACCCATCCCGAAGGCGATGTTGGCGGCGATCCCGCCACGTCTGATGACCAGGTCGTCGACGAGGAAGCTTAACGAGACCCGGTCGAGCTGTTCCTTGATGAGCTGGTCGGCGAACCTCCCCGGAAAGTGCATCAGATGGTCTGTGGCGATGCTTCCCGTCACAGCAACAGGCACGTCCTGCACACCTCGCTCGTCTTGAAGAGCCCACCGGGCTGGTCACCTCGACGCATCGGGCCCGAAGGACACGTCGAAGCAGGACAACCCTGCCATGAGACGAGCTGATCGGTCTCGAAGTCCGAGCGAGGAAGACTACCGGCTGGTAAGGGTGCGGGCGGCGGCAGACCGACCTACCGTCGAGGTCATGGACCGTAGGAGGACCGACGCCACGAGGCCGGGTTCCACCGAGCCCGACTCACTGCCCCAGCTCATCCGGGACTGCCGGGCGCTGCCCGCCCGGTTCACCGCCGAGCGGACCCGGCGCGCCTCGGCCGCCCCACGACCCGCGAGCCTGCGCATCGACCGGGCATGCCGGGAGCAGCTGGGCGGACTCGACGACTACGGCACCTGAGGCAGGCGCACGCCGGGTCGGCCTGGCCCGGGCACCCACGGGTCCCGCCGGACCTCCTCCAGCCGTCGCGCCTTCTCCGATCGTCGGCGACCGTCGTTCGAGGGTGCGGGACGGGCGTCGGCGCGGCTCGGCCGTCGACAGGGCCTCCCGCGGGCGAGCGCCGCGGCGTCGTCGGCGTCGCCACGTCGTCGGCACGGTGCGGCCGACCCGCCGCGCCGGGGACTTCGGGTCCGGGGCGTCTGCGACGCGGCCTGCTTCGACCACGGACGCCGCCGGGCGATCCGCTCACCCGGCCGGGGACGCCGCGCGCATCACGCATGGCGTGCCCGGCCCGGAGCGCGGAAGGGCAGGCGGACCCCGGAGGAGACGCCTGCCGGTGCGGGTGACCGAGTGTCAGTGGAAGGAGTCGCCGCAGGCGCAGGAGCCGCCCGCGTTCGGGTTGTCGATGGTGAAGCCCTGCTTCTCGATGGTGTCCACGAAGTCGATCACGGTGTCCTGGATGTACGGGGCGCTCATGCGGTCGACGACGAGGCCGATGCCGTTGAAGTCCACCCGTGCGTCGCCGTCGAGGGAGCGCTCGTCGAAGAACAGCTGGTAGCGGAGTCCCGCACAGCCGCCCGGCTGCACCGCGATCCGCAGGTGCATGTCGTCGCGGCCCTCCTGGTCGAGCAGCGCCTTGGCCTTCGCCGCGGCGGCGTCGCTGAGCTTCACGCCGTGTGCCGGCGCGTCAGTCTGCACGTCGATCCCAATGTCCTGGCCGGTCATGGCTCTCCTCAAGTCCCAACTTGCCCGTACCGACTCGCCTAACGCGAGCAGGCAGCGGGATATTCCCGACTGCCCCGCCCGATGCGGTACGAGTCCGAGTCGACTCGCCCCGCGGCGTGCGGCGCACCCTCGACGGTAGTCGCTGTCAGCCGGTGCTCCACTGACGGGCGACGTCGGCGGCCAGCGCCGTGAGCGTGCCCGCCGGGTCGGCGAAGGCCGCGTCGACCGATCCGGCGTGCTCGGCCACCGCGTAGGAACGCTCCACCCCGGCGGCGGCGGCCTCCCGACGCCCGACCGAGACCTGGCCTGCCAGCACCAGGCACGGCAGACCGCGCTCCGCCGCGCCGCGGGCCACCGCCGTGACGAGCTTCCCGCGCAGCGACTGCCAGTCGAAGCTGCCCTCGCCGGTCACCGCCAGGTCCGCGGCGTTCAGCGCGTCGTCGAGCCCGGTGAGCCGCCGCACCAGCTCGGCGCCGGACTCGACGCTCGCGCCCAGCGCGAGCAGCCCCGCGCCGAGGCCGCCCGCGGCGCCCGCCGACGGCACGGCACGCACGTCCCGACCGGTCGCGGTCGCCAGGACGTCCGCCCAGACGGTCAGCGCCGCGTCCAGCGCGGCCACCGCCGCCGCGTCGGCGCCCTTCTGCGGGCCGAAGACGTGGGCGGCGCCGTGCTCGCCGAGCAGCGGGTGTTCGACGTCGGAGGCGGCGACCAGGATCAGATCGCCCAGCGCGGCCTCGCCTGCCAGGGCCGCGCAGTCCCGCAGCGCGGCGCCGCCGTCGGCGAGCACCCGACCCGCGACGTCGACCGGCACCGCGCCGAGCGCGGCCAGCATCCCGGCGCCGCCGTCGGTGCAGGCCGATCCGCCCAGCCCGATCACGACTCGACGGGCTCCGGCGTCACGGGCGGCCGCGATCAGTTCGCCGACGCCCCGGCTGGTGGCGCGCACCGCCGAGGCCGGGTCGCGGCCGGGGACGAGATGCAGTCCACAGGCCTGCGCGGCCTCCAGGTAGGCGGTGTCGCCGTCGTCGCCGGGGACCGTCAGCCACTCGGCGGTCACCGGCTCGCCGAGCGGACCGGTCACCTCGGATCGACGCACGGTGCCGCCGAGGGCGACGGCGAGCACCTCGACGAAGCCGGGCCCGCCGTCGGCCAGCGGCCGGATCGCAAGCTCGTCGCCGGGCGCGCCGCGTCGCCAGCCCGCCGCGATGGCTTCCGCCGCCTCGCGTGCCGTCAACGTGCCGCCGAAACAGTCAGGTGCCACCAGGATGCGCATGCCCACAGAGCCTAGCGAGCGGCGGGGCCTTCGCCTGCGACGTCACGGCGACTTTCCTCGGCCCGAACGGGCCGTTCCCCCGGCGTGTCGGGTGGGGGGCGGGCGGTGATCGGTGCGCGGGCGGGCCGTGGTCGGTGGCGGTCAGCGGCCGGTGGCGGCCGGCAGTCAGTGGCGGACAGCGGCCGGTCGCGGACAGCGGCCGCCCTGGGAGAGGTACGGCAGGCGGAGTGGTGGAACTGCGCCGCTCAAGGCCGGATGCGCGGGGTGGCCTGCCACTCCGACCCGCCGCACCGGATCGGCCCGACCGGGCCCGGCGCCTGCCGCGCCGCGAGCCCGTCGACCGTCGGCGCCGTCGGCCCCGCGCGCGTCGACGGGGCCGCGGGGCGGTCGGGGTCGAGGCGGGGCGGGCGGACTCGTGCCGCCGAGCCGCCGTCCCCCGCGTTCCCGCGGCATTCCTGCCGCATTCCTGCCGCGCCCACGAGGCGAGAGCGGCCTCCTTTACTCTGGTGGCGTGAGGTTCCTTCGCCGCAATACGAGTGACACCGTGTCGACCGACGCCGCCGAATCGGTGGCGACCGTGCAGGACACGGCGGCGGAGACACGCCCCAAGGGCTACACACCCGCCAAGGGCCGCCCCACGCCCTCCCGTCGGGAGGCCGAGGGCAAGCGGCGGGGCCCGGTGTCGGCCCCGAAGAATCAGCGCGAGGCCGTCCAGCGGATGCGGGGCACCAAGGAGGACCGGCGCAAGGCGGGCGCCGAACGGCGTGAGCGGATGATGTCCGGCGACGACCGGTACCTGCTGCCGCGTGACCGGGGCCCGGTGCGGGCCTACATCCGAGACCTGGTCGACTCCCGGCGCAACATCATGGGTCTGTTCATGCCCTTGGCGATCCTGGTGTTCGTCGCCATCCTGCTGCCCTCGGCGGCCGTCCAGCAGTACGCCAGCCTGGCGACCTCGCTGATGCTGATCACCATGATCTTCGAGGGCGTGATGCTCGGGCGGATGGTCACCAAGCGGGTCAGGGCGAGGTTCCCCGAGGCGCGGGACAAGGGCTTCGGCATCGGCTGGTACTGCTTCACGCGCGCCACGCAGATCCGCAAGCTGCGGGTGCCTCGGCCGAGGGTGACCTACACCGACGCGCCGAAGCTGTGGGCGGCCAAGCGCTGAGGCGACTGCGTCACATCGATCGTTACCCCGGCGAACGACCCTTAGGATCGTCCGTATGGAGTTCCGTCGTCTGGGCCGCAGCGGCCTGTCCATCAGTGAGATCTCGTACGGCAACTGGCTCACCCACGGCTCGCAGGTGGAGGAGGAGCGGGCGAAGGCGTGTGTGGAGGCCGCCATCGACGCGGGCATCACCACGTTCGACACCGCCGACGTCTACGCAGGCACCAAGGCCGAGTCGGTGCTGGGCCGCGCCCTCGCGGGCAAGCGCAGGCAGAGCCTGGAGATCTTCACCAAGGTCTACTGGCCGACCGGCCAGGGGCCGAACGACCGTGGCCTCGGCCGCAAGCACATCATCGAGTCCTGCAACGCATCGCTGGAGAGGCTTCAGACGGATTACGTCGACCTCTACCAGGCCCACCGGTTCGACAGGACCGTGCCGCTGGAGGAGACGTTCCTGGCCTTCTCCGACCTGGTCCGACAGGGCAAGGTGCTCTACATCGGCGTGTCCGAGTGGAATGCCGAGCAGATCGCCCGCGGTGCCGAGCTGGCCAGAGAGCTGAAGGTGCCGTTCATCTCGAACCAGCCGCAGTACTCGGCGCTGTGGCGGGTCATCGAGCCGCAGGTGGTGCCGACCTGTGAGCGCGAGGGCATCAGCCAGATCGTCTGGTCCCCGATCGCTCAGGGCGTCCTGACCGGCAAGTACCTGCCGGGCGAGCAGCCGCCCGCCGGATCGCGGGCCACCGACGAGGCGGGTGGCAAGATGATCTCCCGCTTCATGCGGGACGACGTGCTCGAGCGCGTGCAGCAGCTCAAGCCCGTGGCTGCCGATCTCGGGCTGTCCATGGCGGCGCTCGCGGTGGCCTGGGTGCTGCAGAACCAGAACGTGGCCTCGGCGATCATCGGCGCCTCCCGGCCCGAACAGGTCACGGAGAACGTCAAGGCGGCTGGCGTGACGCTGGACCAGGACGTCCTCGACAAGATCGACTCGATCCTCGGCGACGTCGTCGAGCGTGACCCGATGCTCACCGTCTCCCCCTGAGTGCCGGACCGGCCCGGACCTCGCCCGAACGGGCGGCGGTCCGGGCCTGCGCGCTTCGGCGTCGACTCGGGTCGACTCGGCGGCGGACGTGGCGGCCGATCGGCCTTCCGTCTTAGCCGATGCCTGCTCCGAACGTCCGGGCGGGCCCCTGGCCGCACCGATCGACCAGCCGGCTCAGTCCTCCGGGCTCAGGCTCATCGGCCCGTAGACGTCGGCTCCGTTGTGCACCAGGGTCACCTGCTCGACGCCCGCCTCGGCCAGTTCCGGCCACTGGTCCTCGAACCAGCGCTCCGCGGCGGTCTGCTCCGCGAAGCCGATCTGCGGTCCGGGAATCTCGCGACCGGCCCCGTCGTGATATCGCCAGTGATAGGCCATCGGAACTCCTCGTCGTCCTCGGGGTTCTGGCGTCGCCGCCCCATCGTGACCAGCCTGTCAGACCCGGCGGCCCGCCGACCCCGGAGACGTCCGATACTTCGCGGTGGCAACCGCACCGACGATCCGGCCGGGAAGTCGGGCGCGGTCGACCTGCCCGGTGACGCACGGCGACGACAGGCCGCGACGGCCGTACGCCGACCGAGGACGCCCGCGACGAAGGACTCAGATGACCCCCGTGCAGTCGAACACCGTGCGGTCGACCACCGGCCGCCGGAGCCTGATCCTCGGCGGCGCCCGTTCCGGGAAGTCGGCCCACGCCGAGGGACTGCTGCCCGCCGACGAGCCCGCCGTCTACCTGGCGACCGGCCGCCGTGACCCCGCCGACGCGGACTGGACCGCGCGGATCGCCGCCCACGAACGACGACGCCCCGAGTCCTGGCGAACCGTGGAGGTGACCGCGGCCGCCGAGCTGCCCACCCGACTCGCCGAGCTGCGCGCGGGCTCGGACGCGGCGCTGATCGATGATCTGGCGACCTGGCTGACGGGCCTGTTCGACGACCACGACGTCTGGTCCGGCTCGCAGGCGGGCTGGATGCAGGCCCGCGCCCGACTGGACGGACTGGTGGCCGCCGTCGCGGAACACGATCGACGGCTGGTGATCGTCTCCGCGGAGGTCGGCCTGGGTGTCGTCCCCGCCACCCGCTCTGGCAGGCTCTTCCGCGACGAACTCGGCGCGCTCAACGCACGGCTGGCCGACGTCTGCGACGAGGTGTGTCTGCTCGTCGCCGGACTGCCGCTGCGGCTGCGGTGACGGGCCCGACGAAAGGCAGGACGTGAGCACGGTAGACGCCGACGGATCGAAGGCAGCGTTCCCCGCGATCACGCCGCCGGACGAGCAGGCCCGCAGGCAGGCGGTGGCCCGGCACGCGCAGCTCACCAAGCCCGCCGGTTCCCTCGGCAGGCTGGAGGAGCTGGGCGTGTGGATCGCGTCCTGCCAGGGCCTCTGCCCGCCCCGGCCGTTCAGCAGGCCCAGGGTGGTCGTGTTCGCGGGCGATCACGGTGTCGCCGCCGAGGGCGTCTCCGCCTATCCGAGCGAGGTCACCGGCCAGATGGTCGCGAACTTCCTCACCGGCGGGGCCGCGGTCAACGTGGCGGCGACCAACGCGGGCGCCACCGTCCGGGTCGTCGACATCGCGGTGGCGGGCGACACTCCGGAGCTGATCGCGTCACACAAGGTCCGGCGCGGCTCGGGCGCGGTGAACCGGGAGGACGCGCTGACCGAGGCGGAGACGGCCGCGGCGCTCGCGGCGGGCCGGGCGATCGCCGACGAGGAGATCGACGGCGGAGCCGATCTGCTGATCGCCGGGGACATGGGCATCGGCAACACCACCCCGGCCTCGATCCTCATCGCCGCCCTCACCGACACCGAGCCGGTGGCCGTCGTCGGGCGCGGCACCGGCATCGACGACGCGGGCTGGATGCGCAAGACCGTGGTGATCCGTGACGCCCTGCGTCGAGCCCGGCCGGTCGCGAGTGACCCGTCGGCGCTGCTGCGGGTCGCGGGCGGCGCCGATCTGGCGGCGATCGCCGGCTTCCTCGCCCAGGCCGCCGTGCGTCGGACGCCGGTGCTGCTGGACGGCCTGATCGTCGGCGCGGCGGCGTTGATCGCCGAGGAGCTGGCACCGGGTGCGCGCCACTGGTGGGTGGCCGCCCACCGCTCGGCGGAGCCGGGGCACGCACTGGTTTTGAACCAGCTCGACCTCGATCCGCTGTTGGACCTGGGCCTGCGGCTCGGCGAGGGCTCCGGTGCGTTGGCGGCGCTGCCGTTGCTGACCCTCGCCACTCGCGTGCTGACCGAGATGGCCACCTTCGACGAGGCCGGGGTGACCGGCACGGCCTGAGCGAGGATGGCGGGCGGTCACGGTGTTCGGCGAACCCGACGCCGGCGTCGGTCCACGGCGTCGTCGTCGCGGCGCGCCGATCCGGATCCGGTGCGCGGGCCCTGGCCGGGCACGCGACTCGCCGAGCCGACCTCGCTGTGTCCGCCGATGCTCGCCAGGCGGTCGGAGCGCGTCGGGCCTGCTCACAAGACGACGGCCCACCGAGTCATGAGCGCCGGACAGGACGGCGCCGCGACACTCCGACGGCCGGGGCACGGACGGCCGGGGCACGGAGAGACGGGGCACGGAGAGACGGCAGAACGGGGAGCGGCGACATGGGCGGTGGACTGCGGCTGGCGCTGAGCTGGCTCACCGTGCTGCCGGTGCCGACCACGGTCGTCGACGCCCGCACCGCCCGACACGCGATCACGCTGGCGCCGCTGGTGGGCGGCCTGCTCGGGCTGCTGGGCGCGGGCGTGCTGCTCGGACTCGCCGCCGTCGGGGTGCCGTCGGCGGCCGTCGGACTGCTCGTGGTGGGCTTCCTCGCCCTGGCCACGCGCGGCATGCACCTGGACGGCCTGGCCGACACGGCCGACGGACTCGGGTGCTACGGGCCGCGGGAGCGCGCGCTGGCGGTGATGCGCGACGGCGGCGCGGGCCCGTTCGCCGTCGTCACCCTCGTCGTCGCCCTGGGGGTGCAGGCGGCGGCCCTGGCGGCGCTGGCCGAGGCGGGCGCCTGGCACGTCCTCCCCGTGGCGCTCGCGGCGGGCCGAGCGGCCTTCGTCTGGTGTGCGCGACGCGGAGTGCCCGCCGCGCGGCCGGACGGGCTCGGCGCGCTGGTCGCGGGCGGACAACGCCGATCGGTCGCGCTGGGCTGGTGGGCGGTGATCCTGATCGCGGCGGCCGCGACGGCGCCGCAGAGCCCCTGGGCGCCCGCGATCGGGGTGGCCGCCGCCTTCGGCGCGGTGGCCGTCCTCTCTCGACACACCACTCGACGTTTCGGCGGGATGACCGGCGACGTCCTCGGCGCGGCCTGCGAGACGGCGGTGACCATCGTCCTGGTCGCCGCTGCCGCCGCGCACTGAGCGGACCGCCCGGCTCGGCGGCGAGCGACGACCTCGCCGAGTCCCCGAGTCCCCGCAGCCTGCGGACCGGGACGCGGAAGACCCGGCAGTCGTACCGGTCCTAGACGTCCGCCGCGACGCCGGACCCCGGCGCCTGTCCGCCGCAACGCCGAACCGCCCCGACGTCCGAGTAGACGCCGCCCGCCGGATCACGCCCGTCTATCCCCGCCGCCCGCCGAACCGCGCCGACAAACCGGATCGCGCCGGCCCGCCGAATCGCCCCGACGACCGGATCACCCCGACGACCGGAGCGGTTCAGCCGAGGCCGTGCATCCAGCCGTGGTCGTCGGGAGCCGTGCCCCGCTGGATCGCGACCAGGGCGTCCCGCAGCCGTTGAGTCACCTCGCCGGTCGTGCCGTCGCCGATGACGAAGCCGCCGCCCTCGTACTTGGCGCCGCCGACCGGAGTGATCACCGCCGCCGTGCCGCAGGCGAACACCTCGGTGATCTCGCCCGCGGCGACGTCGGCCTCCCACTCCTCGACCGAGATCCGACGCTCCTCGGTCCGGTAGCCGAGGTCGCGGGCCAGCCGCAGCAGCGAGTCCCTGGTGATGCCCGGCAACAGCGTCCCGGTGAGCTCCGGGGTCACGATGGTCGCGTCCGCCCCGGAACCCCGGACGAAGCAGAGGTTCATGCCGCCCATCTCCTCGACCCAGCGGCGCTCCACCGCGTCGAGCCACACCACCTGATCGCAGCCCTGTTCGGCGGCCTGGGCCTGGGCGAGCAGGGAGGCCGCGTAGTTGCCTGCGAACTTGGCGGCCCCGGTCCCGCCGGGGGCGGCGCGGACGAACTCGGTGCTCAGCCACACGG
This genomic stretch from Actinoalloteichus hoggarensis harbors:
- a CDS encoding cytochrome c oxidase subunit II encodes the protein MGQKATRLAKLGGSFGLVALATTGCSASDVLRFGWPEGATPQADQMRNLWTWSVIAALLVGVLVWGLILWSVVFHRKRGDEMPRQTQYNVPLELVYTVIPLVMVTVLFYFTATTQNYVLAQEEDPDVTVEVVAFQWNWEFRHLDEITPDGDPVSTLGSSDEIPLLVVPTDQVIQYEVRSNDVIHSFFVPEFHFKRDTFPHPEKNNQDNVFQNVIDQPGAFVGRCAELCGTYHSMMNFEVRALPGDLYDEFMDLRVRENPETGDLYTASQALTEMDCGELCAPEAVTTHPFNTDRTAREASTREQN
- the asnB gene encoding asparagine synthase (glutamine-hydrolyzing); the encoded protein is MCGLLGLVCPTENDAMAARASVGRALTCQRHRGPDESETWQKDEAVFGFNRLSIIDVEHSHQPLTWGPPEAPERYTIIFNGEIYNYLELRAELAQRHGARFTTDGDTESIVAAYHYLGQSMIRKLRGMFAFLIWDSEKQLIFGGRDPFGIKPLYYATGPHGAAFSSEKKSLLDLSGTLGQQPALNRSGLQYYLTLQYVPEPATLHHGIRRIESGTSFTVEPGGQPVMQRYFSPTFTPRPVSGPTEQARLYQQITDVMRDSVAKHMRADVTVGSFLSGGIDSTAIAALAKEHNPDLITFTTGFERQGYSEVDVAAESAAALGVKHVVRTVSPEEMMEHLPLIVWYLDDPVADPALVPLWFIAREARQHVKVVLSGEGADELFGGYTIYREPLSLAPFDRVPGGLRRIMGKVSTHIPEGVRGKDLLRRGSLSLEERYYGNARIFRDDQLRRVLNTFDPAVSHTDITARAYRESEGWDPVTRMQYVDMFTWLRGDILAKADKVTMANSLELRVPFLDAEVFKVAAQIPQSEKITKETTKFALRQALRDVVPAHVLNRRKLGFPVPLRLWLKDEMYGWARDIIQRSDTAALIDKNAALVLLEEHKAGTLDHSRRIWALLVFMIWHGIFIENRINPIIPEPHYPVKL
- a CDS encoding carbohydrate kinase family protein, with the protein product MHFPGRFADQLIKEQLDRVSLSFLVDDLVIRRGGIAANIAFGMGVLGARPLLVGAVGSDFADYRSWLERHDVDCTGVHVSELAHTARFVCTTDEDMCQIASFYAGAMAEARNIELAPVAERAGGLELVLISPNDPEAMVRHTRECRQRGLPFAADPSQQLARMDGEQVRDLIDDARYLFSNDYEWGLLLQKSGWSEQEILSRVEMRVTTLGEKGVEIVGRDIEPLHVAAVPETAKVDPTGVGDGFRAGFLAARSAGLGLERAAQLGSLIAVHILETVGTQEWTLDPDAALARAEAAYGSAAAEELTPLVRR
- a CDS encoding HesB/IscA family protein, yielding MTGQDIGIDVQTDAPAHGVKLSDAAAAKAKALLDQEGRDDMHLRIAVQPGGCAGLRYQLFFDERSLDGDARVDFNGIGLVVDRMSAPYIQDTVIDFVDTIEKQGFTIDNPNAGGSCACGDSFH
- a CDS encoding glycerate kinase translates to MRILVAPDCFGGTLTAREAAEAIAAGWRRGAPGDELAIRPLADGGPGFVEVLAVALGGTVRRSEVTGPLGEPVTAEWLTVPGDDGDTAYLEAAQACGLHLVPGRDPASAVRATSRGVGELIAAARDAGARRVVIGLGGSACTDGGAGMLAALGAVPVDVAGRVLADGGAALRDCAALAGEAALGDLILVAASDVEHPLLGEHGAAHVFGPQKGADAAAVAALDAALTVWADVLATATGRDVRAVPSAGAAGGLGAGLLALGASVESGAELVRRLTGLDDALNAADLAVTGEGSFDWQSLRGKLVTAVARGAAERGLPCLVLAGQVSVGRREAAAAGVERSYAVAEHAGSVDAAFADPAGTLTALAADVARQWSTG
- a CDS encoding DUF3043 domain-containing protein; the protein is MRFLRRNTSDTVSTDAAESVATVQDTAAETRPKGYTPAKGRPTPSRREAEGKRRGPVSAPKNQREAVQRMRGTKEDRRKAGAERRERMMSGDDRYLLPRDRGPVRAYIRDLVDSRRNIMGLFMPLAILVFVAILLPSAAVQQYASLATSLMLITMIFEGVMLGRMVTKRVRARFPEARDKGFGIGWYCFTRATQIRKLRVPRPRVTYTDAPKLWAAKR
- a CDS encoding aldo/keto reductase family protein translates to MEFRRLGRSGLSISEISYGNWLTHGSQVEEERAKACVEAAIDAGITTFDTADVYAGTKAESVLGRALAGKRRQSLEIFTKVYWPTGQGPNDRGLGRKHIIESCNASLERLQTDYVDLYQAHRFDRTVPLEETFLAFSDLVRQGKVLYIGVSEWNAEQIARGAELARELKVPFISNQPQYSALWRVIEPQVVPTCEREGISQIVWSPIAQGVLTGKYLPGEQPPAGSRATDEAGGKMISRFMRDDVLERVQQLKPVAADLGLSMAALAVAWVLQNQNVASAIIGASRPEQVTENVKAAGVTLDQDVLDKIDSILGDVVERDPMLTVSP
- a CDS encoding bifunctional adenosylcobinamide kinase/adenosylcobinamide-phosphate guanylyltransferase, encoding MTPVQSNTVRSTTGRRSLILGGARSGKSAHAEGLLPADEPAVYLATGRRDPADADWTARIAAHERRRPESWRTVEVTAAAELPTRLAELRAGSDAALIDDLATWLTGLFDDHDVWSGSQAGWMQARARLDGLVAAVAEHDRRLVIVSAEVGLGVVPATRSGRLFRDELGALNARLADVCDEVCLLVAGLPLRLR